From Cellulosimicrobium sp. ES-005, one genomic window encodes:
- a CDS encoding type II 3-dehydroquinate dehydratase — protein sequence MERVLVLNGPNLGRLGVREPEIYGSASMSDLQESALAWGSALDLTVDVRQTDDESELVGWLHEAVDARAHVVLNPAAFTHYSYAVRDAAAQVTTSGLLLVEVHLSNPAAREAFRSHSVVGAVATGTIAGFGFDSYRLALEALAARLRG from the coding sequence ATGGAACGCGTGCTGGTCCTCAACGGACCCAACCTCGGCCGGCTCGGAGTGCGCGAGCCGGAGATCTACGGCTCGGCGTCGATGTCCGACCTCCAGGAGTCCGCCCTCGCGTGGGGGAGCGCGCTCGACCTCACGGTCGACGTGCGGCAGACCGACGACGAGTCCGAGCTGGTGGGCTGGCTCCACGAGGCCGTCGACGCCCGCGCCCACGTCGTGCTCAACCCGGCCGCGTTCACCCACTACTCCTACGCGGTGCGCGACGCGGCGGCGCAGGTCACGACCTCCGGCCTCCTGCTCGTCGAGGTGCACCTGAGCAACCCCGCGGCGCGCGAGGCGTTCCGCAGCCACTCCGTCGTCGGCGCGGTCGCCACGGGGACGATCGCGGGGTTCGGGTTCGACTCGTACCGGCTCGCGCTCGAGGCGCTCGCGGCCCGGCTGCGGGGCTGA
- the nusB gene encoding transcription antitermination factor NusB encodes MAARTKARKRALDVLFEAEQRQVDPATLLAERVADPGTAQTALPQYAVDIVEGVLAHRDRIDELIETYSHGWTLERMPAVDRALLRIGGWEILFNDDVPDVVAIDEAVDLARSLSTDDSPSFVNGLLARIVEMKPTITA; translated from the coding sequence ATGGCCGCACGCACCAAGGCGCGCAAGCGCGCGCTCGACGTCCTCTTCGAGGCGGAGCAGCGCCAGGTGGACCCGGCGACCCTCCTCGCGGAGCGCGTCGCCGACCCCGGCACCGCGCAGACCGCCCTGCCGCAGTACGCGGTCGACATCGTCGAGGGCGTGCTCGCGCACCGCGACCGCATCGACGAGCTGATCGAGACGTACTCCCACGGGTGGACGCTCGAGCGAATGCCGGCGGTCGACCGGGCCCTGCTGCGCATCGGCGGCTGGGAGATCCTCTTCAACGACGACGTCCCGGACGTCGTCGCGATCGACGAGGCCGTCGACCTCGCGCGCTCCCTGTCGACCGACGACTCGCCGTCGTTCGTCAACGGGCTGCTCGCCCGCATCGTCGAGATGAAGCCGACGATCACGGCCTGA
- a CDS encoding shikimate dehydrogenase, producing MSAARAPRRAAVLGHPVAHSLSPVLHRAAYEALGLDGWSYEAIDTTEEQLPALVNGLDASWAGLSLTMPLKHAVIPLLDHVDPLASVVGAVNTLVVQPTGGRRPTFVGTNTDVHGLVAALREGLGERGARTAVVLGAGATAASTLAALAELGCTAPTVLVRSLGRTGTLQRAAHRMGVEPRFEILDPSSPALVARLAQADAVVATLPSRAADPVAEALAQAAPRVTGVLLDVVYDPRPTALSAAWAAAGGIVVGGERMLLHQAAEQVRLMTGKVAPLAAMDQALEAALGVAA from the coding sequence GTGAGCGCCGCGCGCGCTCCGCGACGGGCGGCCGTCCTCGGCCACCCCGTCGCCCACTCGCTGTCCCCGGTGCTGCACCGGGCCGCGTACGAGGCGCTCGGCCTCGACGGCTGGTCGTACGAGGCGATCGACACGACCGAGGAGCAGCTCCCGGCGCTGGTCAACGGGCTCGACGCGTCGTGGGCGGGCCTGAGCCTGACCATGCCGCTCAAGCACGCCGTGATCCCGCTGCTCGACCACGTCGACCCGCTCGCGAGCGTCGTCGGCGCGGTGAACACGCTCGTCGTGCAGCCCACGGGCGGGCGGCGCCCGACGTTCGTCGGGACGAACACCGACGTGCACGGTCTCGTCGCCGCGCTCCGTGAGGGACTGGGGGAGCGGGGTGCCCGGACTGCCGTCGTGCTCGGCGCCGGCGCGACCGCCGCGTCGACGCTCGCGGCCCTCGCCGAGCTCGGCTGCACCGCGCCGACGGTCCTGGTGCGCTCGCTCGGGCGCACGGGCACCCTCCAGCGCGCCGCGCACCGCATGGGCGTCGAGCCGCGTTTCGAGATCCTCGACCCGTCGTCGCCCGCGCTCGTCGCCCGCCTAGCGCAGGCCGACGCGGTCGTCGCGACCCTTCCATCGCGTGCGGCCGACCCGGTGGCCGAGGCGCTGGCACAGGCGGCCCCGCGCGTGACGGGAGTGCTGCTCGACGTCGTCTACGACCCCCGTCCCACGGCGCTCTCGGCCGCCTGGGCTGCGGCGGGAGGCATCGTCGTGGGCGGCGAGCGCATGCTCCTGCATCAGGCGGCCGAGCAGGTGCGCCTCATGACGGGAAAGGTGGCCCCGCTCGCCGCGATGGACCAGGCGCTCGAGGCCGCGCTCGGCGTCGCGGCCTGA
- a CDS encoding glycerophosphodiester phosphodiesterase family protein, giving the protein MSVAAGRTGGYLEAPFVALAHRGFSRAGLENSMAAFAAARDLGLRYVETDAHATSDGVAVALHDASLDRTTDARGLVADLPWRTVRAARIGGTEPVPSLEDVLGTWPDLRVNVDVKSAAAAEPVARAIERTRAHDRVCVASFAASRREATVARLSRPVTVSGARGAVLGMFLAGRARTDALARLAARSVDCLQVPVRGGWVRVVDSGFVRAAHRAGVAVHAWTVNDRATMHRLLDLGVDGIVTDRADLLRDVLRARGLWA; this is encoded by the coding sequence GTGAGCGTCGCCGCGGGCCGCACCGGCGGCTACCTGGAGGCGCCGTTCGTCGCGCTCGCGCACCGCGGCTTCTCGCGCGCGGGCCTGGAGAACTCCATGGCGGCCTTCGCCGCCGCCCGCGACCTCGGGCTGCGGTACGTCGAGACGGACGCCCACGCGACGTCGGACGGCGTGGCGGTCGCGCTCCACGACGCGTCGCTGGACCGCACGACGGACGCGCGCGGGCTCGTCGCCGACCTCCCGTGGCGGACCGTGCGCGCGGCCCGGATCGGCGGGACCGAGCCCGTGCCGTCGCTCGAGGACGTGCTGGGCACGTGGCCGGACCTGCGCGTGAACGTCGATGTGAAGTCGGCGGCGGCCGCCGAGCCGGTCGCGCGGGCGATCGAGCGCACGCGCGCGCACGACCGCGTGTGCGTCGCGTCGTTCGCGGCGTCGCGCCGGGAGGCGACGGTGGCACGGCTCTCGCGCCCCGTCACCGTGTCGGGGGCGCGGGGCGCGGTCCTGGGCATGTTCCTCGCCGGGCGGGCGCGGACCGACGCCCTGGCCCGGCTCGCGGCGCGCTCGGTCGACTGCCTCCAGGTCCCCGTGCGCGGGGGCTGGGTGCGCGTCGTCGACTCGGGGTTCGTCCGGGCCGCGCACCGGGCGGGCGTCGCGGTGCACGCGTGGACCGTGAACGACCGCGCGACGATGCACCGACTGCTGGACCTCGGGGTCGATGGGATCGTCACCGACCGCGCGGACCTGCTGCGCGACGTGCTCCGCGCACGCGGCCTGTGGGCGTGA
- a CDS encoding alpha/beta hydrolase, with translation MSLVAVPRARWEPDALVEGWESLGLPAPRLPGVATPGSAREAVPPVLTLVRRAHRPVRAVGTVVLVHGYNDYVFQDHVVGALAEAGWDALGVDLRRAGRSLRPGQVPHYVDDLRETAADLGVAVAAARRTPGPVVVHAHSTGGLVAALWAHAHRGGGGCDALVLDSPFLDLRASWVERTVGTRVLDAVGPWSPLTVVSAGPSAYTGHLLADRGGRWTFDTTLKRPEGVPVRAGWLRAVRQGHARVARGLEVACPVLVARAERSGTDDPTSPDRERDLDASDTVLDVAHIARLAPRLGRDVTELVVPCAVHDLTLSADGPRASYLGALAGWLDERVVRVAA, from the coding sequence GTGAGCCTCGTCGCCGTCCCCCGTGCCCGCTGGGAGCCCGACGCGCTGGTCGAGGGGTGGGAGTCGCTCGGGCTCCCGGCCCCGCGGCTGCCGGGCGTCGCCACCCCGGGCAGCGCGCGCGAGGCGGTCCCGCCGGTCCTGACGCTCGTGCGGCGCGCGCACCGGCCGGTACGCGCTGTCGGGACGGTCGTCCTCGTCCACGGCTACAACGACTACGTCTTCCAGGACCACGTCGTCGGGGCGCTCGCCGAGGCGGGGTGGGACGCGCTGGGCGTCGACCTGCGGCGTGCGGGCCGGTCGCTGCGTCCCGGGCAGGTGCCGCACTACGTGGACGACCTGCGCGAGACGGCGGCGGACCTCGGCGTGGCGGTCGCGGCCGCGCGGCGGACGCCGGGCCCGGTGGTCGTGCACGCGCACTCGACGGGCGGCCTGGTCGCGGCGCTGTGGGCCCACGCCCACCGGGGTGGGGGCGGGTGCGACGCGCTCGTGCTCGACAGCCCGTTCCTCGACCTGCGCGCGTCGTGGGTCGAGCGGACCGTGGGGACGCGGGTGCTGGACGCCGTCGGGCCGTGGAGCCCGCTGACGGTCGTCAGCGCGGGGCCTTCCGCGTACACCGGGCACCTGCTCGCGGACCGGGGCGGCCGGTGGACCTTCGACACCACGCTCAAGCGCCCCGAGGGCGTGCCGGTGCGGGCCGGCTGGCTGCGGGCGGTGCGGCAGGGGCACGCGCGCGTGGCGCGCGGCCTGGAGGTCGCGTGCCCGGTGCTCGTCGCCCGGGCCGAGCGGTCCGGGACGGACGACCCGACGAGCCCGGACCGCGAGCGGGACCTCGACGCGAGCGACACCGTGCTCGACGTCGCCCACATCGCCCGGCTCGCCCCGCGGCTCGGGCGCGACGTGACGGAGCTCGTCGTCCCCTGCGCGGTGCACGACCTCACGCTCTCCGCCGACGGACCGCGCGCGAGCTACCTGGGGGCCCTCGCCGGCTGGCTCGACGAGCGCGTCGTGCGGGTGGCGGCGTGA
- a CDS encoding shikimate kinase: MTPVPPGTRPVVVLVGPPGSGKSTVSRHLADLLGLAQRDTDTDVETTAGKPVADIFVDHGEPHFRELEREAVTTALATHDGVLALGGGAVLDEHTQAALAAYVAAGGAVVFLDVSLAHAAPRVGLNQSRPLLLGNPRARWAALMEARRPVYERVATLHVVTDARTPAQVAQEIRAHLAGGADADRAAAPTPADTPAEQENA; this comes from the coding sequence ATGACGCCCGTCCCTCCGGGCACGCGCCCGGTCGTCGTCCTCGTCGGCCCGCCCGGCAGCGGCAAGTCGACGGTGTCGCGCCACCTCGCGGACCTGCTGGGCCTCGCGCAGCGCGACACGGACACCGACGTCGAGACCACGGCGGGCAAGCCGGTCGCCGACATCTTCGTCGACCACGGCGAGCCGCACTTCCGCGAGCTCGAGCGCGAGGCCGTGACGACGGCGCTCGCGACCCACGACGGCGTGCTCGCCCTGGGCGGCGGCGCCGTCCTCGACGAGCACACCCAGGCCGCCCTCGCGGCGTACGTCGCGGCGGGCGGCGCCGTCGTGTTCCTCGACGTGAGCCTCGCGCACGCGGCCCCGCGCGTCGGGCTCAACCAGTCCCGCCCGCTCCTGCTGGGCAACCCCCGGGCGCGGTGGGCCGCCCTCATGGAGGCGCGTCGCCCCGTCTACGAGCGGGTCGCGACGCTGCACGTCGTCACCGACGCGCGCACGCCCGCGCAGGTCGCCCAGGAGATCCGTGCGCACCTCGCGGGCGGCGCCGACGCGGACCGCGCCGCGGCGCCCACCCCCGCCGACACCCCGGCCGAACAGGAGAACGCGTGA
- the pyrR gene encoding bifunctional pyr operon transcriptional regulator/uracil phosphoribosyltransferase PyrR, translating into MSSGAAVPTPPPSTPETTPEAGTVVLTAADISRALTRIAHEIVERNKGAHDLVLLGIPTRGVPLATRLAERLAAIEGTPADGAPDPHAIVGELDVTMYRDDLHRHPTRTIGATRLPGSGIDGKVVVLVDDVLYSGRTIRAALDAISDLGRPRAVQLAALVDRGHRELPIRPDFVGKNLPTSTSERVSVRLAEVDGAPADGSSTDAVVIRSATTGTEAPA; encoded by the coding sequence ATGAGCTCTGGCGCTGCTGTGCCCACACCACCCCCATCGACCCCGGAGACGACGCCCGAGGCCGGGACCGTCGTCCTGACGGCCGCCGACATCTCCCGCGCGCTGACGCGCATCGCCCACGAGATCGTGGAGCGCAACAAGGGGGCCCACGACCTCGTCCTCCTCGGGATCCCGACGCGCGGCGTCCCGCTCGCGACGCGGCTCGCCGAGCGCCTCGCCGCGATCGAGGGGACGCCCGCCGACGGCGCGCCGGACCCGCACGCCATCGTCGGCGAGCTCGACGTGACGATGTACCGCGACGACCTGCACCGCCACCCGACGCGGACGATCGGCGCGACGCGCCTGCCCGGGTCGGGCATCGACGGCAAGGTCGTGGTCCTCGTCGACGACGTGCTGTACTCCGGGCGCACGATCCGGGCCGCGCTCGACGCGATCAGCGACCTGGGCCGCCCGCGTGCCGTGCAGCTCGCCGCGCTCGTCGACCGCGGCCACCGCGAGCTGCCGATCCGCCCCGACTTCGTCGGGAAGAACCTGCCGACGTCGACGTCCGAGCGCGTCAGCGTGCGCCTCGCCGAGGTCGACGGCGCGCCCGCGGACGGGTCCTCGACGGACGCGGTCGTGATCCGGTCCGCCACCACCGGGACGGAGGCCCCCGCATGA
- the efp gene encoding elongation factor P, with product MATTNDIKNGTVLRLDGQLWTVIEFQHVKPGKGGAFVRTKIKNVMTGKTIDKTFNAGLKIETANVDRRDFQYLYQDGADYVFMDTSTYDQITVGAEIVGDAKDYMLENQNVLIASNDGQPLYIELPASVVLEITYTEPGLQGDRSTGGTKPATLETGAQIQVPLFLEQGTKVKVDTRDGSYLGRVND from the coding sequence GTGGCGACCACCAACGACATCAAGAACGGCACCGTGCTGCGACTCGACGGCCAGCTGTGGACCGTGATCGAGTTCCAGCACGTCAAGCCCGGCAAGGGTGGCGCGTTCGTCCGCACCAAGATCAAGAACGTCATGACGGGCAAGACGATCGACAAGACGTTCAACGCCGGCCTCAAGATCGAGACGGCCAACGTCGACCGCCGTGACTTCCAGTACCTGTACCAGGACGGCGCGGACTACGTGTTCATGGACACCTCGACGTACGACCAGATCACGGTGGGTGCCGAGATCGTGGGCGACGCCAAGGACTACATGCTCGAGAACCAGAACGTCCTCATCGCGTCGAACGACGGCCAGCCGCTCTACATCGAGCTGCCCGCCTCGGTCGTCCTCGAGATCACGTACACGGAGCCGGGCCTCCAGGGCGACCGCTCCACGGGTGGCACCAAGCCGGCCACGCTCGAGACGGGCGCGCAGATCCAGGTCCCGCTCTTCCTCGAGCAGGGCACCAAGGTCAAGGTCGACACGCGCGACGGCTCGTACCTCGGCCGCGTGAACGACTGA
- the aroB gene encoding 3-dehydroquinate synthase, translating into MRVAGDQPYDVVVGRHLLGELPTMLGDRVRRVLVVHPAALAATAEVIHEDLKASGYEAYVAEVPDAEEAKTAQVAAFLWGVLGQLDFTRTDAVVTVGGGATTDLGGFVAATWLRGIRVVHVPTTLLAMVDAAVGGKTGINTAEGKNLVGSFHPPAGVLCDLAALESLGRWDFVAGMAEVVKTGFIADERILELVEEHADALSAWGTRPTTDETWAVVAELVERSIAVKARVVGEDLKEAGLREILNYGHTLGHAVELTERYQWRHGAAVSVGMVFAAELSRLAGKLDDAVVERHRAILGSLGLPLTYRGDRWEHLLSAMRRDKKSRGDLLRFVVLDDVARPTRLEGPDPTLLAAAYAEIAADAPVGRGPVAL; encoded by the coding sequence GTGCGGGTCGCCGGGGACCAGCCGTACGACGTCGTCGTGGGACGGCACCTGCTCGGCGAGCTGCCCACCATGCTCGGCGACCGGGTGCGCCGCGTGCTCGTGGTCCACCCCGCGGCCCTCGCCGCGACGGCGGAGGTGATCCACGAGGACCTCAAGGCGTCGGGGTACGAGGCGTACGTCGCGGAGGTCCCGGACGCGGAGGAGGCCAAGACCGCGCAGGTCGCGGCGTTCCTGTGGGGCGTGCTGGGGCAGCTGGACTTCACGCGCACGGACGCGGTCGTGACGGTCGGCGGCGGCGCGACGACCGACCTCGGCGGGTTCGTGGCCGCGACCTGGCTGCGCGGCATCCGCGTGGTGCACGTGCCGACGACGCTGCTCGCGATGGTCGACGCGGCGGTCGGCGGCAAGACGGGCATCAACACCGCCGAGGGCAAGAACCTCGTCGGGTCGTTCCACCCGCCCGCGGGCGTGCTGTGCGACCTCGCAGCGCTCGAGTCGCTCGGGCGCTGGGACTTCGTCGCCGGCATGGCGGAGGTCGTCAAGACGGGCTTCATCGCCGACGAGCGCATCCTCGAGCTCGTCGAGGAGCACGCGGACGCGCTGAGCGCGTGGGGCACGCGCCCGACCACGGACGAGACGTGGGCCGTCGTCGCCGAGCTCGTAGAGCGCTCGATCGCGGTCAAGGCGCGCGTCGTGGGGGAGGACCTCAAGGAGGCCGGCCTGCGCGAGATCCTCAACTACGGGCACACGCTGGGCCACGCGGTCGAGCTCACGGAGCGCTACCAGTGGCGCCACGGCGCGGCGGTGTCCGTCGGCATGGTGTTCGCGGCCGAGCTGTCGCGCCTCGCCGGGAAGCTCGACGACGCGGTCGTCGAGCGGCATCGCGCGATCCTGGGCTCGCTCGGGCTGCCGCTCACGTACCGCGGCGACCGCTGGGAGCATCTCCTGTCCGCCATGCGCCGCGACAAGAAGTCGCGCGGCGACCTCCTGCGCTTCGTCGTGCTCGACGACGTCGCGCGGCCCACGCGGCTCGAGGGCCCGGACCCGACGCTCCTCGCCGCGGCGTACGCCGAGATCGCGGCCGACGCGCCGGTGGGACGCGGCCCCGTCGCCCTCTGA
- a CDS encoding A24 family peptidase produces MVQQGDGTTTDGTPARVAAPEAVERVTADDEPPWVRLRGDDLVRELRIAGRLGAVLAGLAAAGAAWWSGPSWAPALVLVAAAGAVVAVVDARTHRLPDVIVLPSWLASVLLIGAGAAGTGDGAALGRAVAGGVLGFGAYAALRIAYPPGLGFGDVKLAGMLGTPLAWLGWGELVAGLVLPFVLGGVWALALVVTQRARRDTAVPFGPFMVVGAGVSAVLGGAALRAYAIA; encoded by the coding sequence ATGGTCCAGCAGGGGGACGGGACGACGACGGACGGCACGCCGGCGCGGGTCGCCGCACCGGAGGCGGTCGAGCGTGTGACGGCCGACGACGAGCCGCCCTGGGTGCGACTCCGGGGCGACGACCTCGTCCGCGAGCTCCGGATCGCCGGGCGGCTCGGGGCCGTCCTCGCGGGGCTCGCCGCGGCCGGCGCGGCGTGGTGGTCGGGTCCGTCGTGGGCCCCGGCCCTCGTGCTCGTGGCCGCGGCCGGAGCGGTCGTCGCCGTGGTCGACGCGCGCACGCACCGGCTGCCCGACGTGATCGTCCTGCCGTCCTGGCTCGCGTCCGTGCTCCTGATCGGCGCCGGCGCGGCCGGCACCGGTGACGGCGCCGCCCTCGGCCGTGCCGTCGCCGGCGGCGTCCTGGGCTTCGGGGCCTACGCCGCGCTCCGGATCGCCTACCCGCCGGGCCTCGGCTTCGGCGACGTGAAGCTCGCGGGGATGCTCGGCACGCCGCTCGCCTGGCTCGGGTGGGGCGAGCTCGTCGCCGGTCTCGTCCTGCCGTTCGTGCTCGGCGGCGTGTGGGCGCTCGCGCTCGTCGTCACGCAGCGCGCGCGCCGTGACACCGCGGTCCCCTTCGGCCCGTTCATGGTCGTCGGAGCGGGGGTCTCCGCCGTGCTCGGCGGCGCAGCGCTCCGGGCGTACGCGATCGCCTGA
- the aroC gene encoding chorismate synthase translates to MLRWLTSGESHGEALVGILDGLPAGVELTTDDVKAALARRRLGYGRGSRQKFEQDVLRVLGGLRHGVTQGGPIALEIANSEWPKWVDVMSADPVPPEALLVDAGTGDAREIARNRPLTRPRPGHADLVGMRKYGFDDARPVLERASARETATRVALGAAAAKFLEQALGVRLVSHVVGIGPVEVPEDAAVPGPDDVAALDADPVRCFDAATSAAMVAEIDACQKAGDTLGGVVEVLAYGVPSGLGTYAQSDRRLDARLAAVLMGIQAIKGVEVGDGFRTARRRGSAAHDEIERGADGLIHRLSNRAGGVEGGMSNGEVVRVRAAMKPISTVPRALATVDVVTGEVAKAQHQRSDVCAVPPAAVVAEAMVALVLAEQALEKFGGDSVAEVRRNAEAYLAAIPELQR, encoded by the coding sequence ATGCTGCGTTGGTTGACATCGGGTGAGTCGCACGGTGAGGCGCTGGTCGGGATCCTCGACGGGCTGCCTGCTGGCGTCGAGCTCACGACGGACGACGTGAAGGCCGCGCTCGCGCGCCGTCGCCTCGGGTACGGGCGCGGGTCGCGCCAGAAGTTCGAGCAGGACGTGCTGCGTGTCCTGGGCGGGCTGCGCCACGGCGTGACCCAGGGTGGCCCGATCGCGCTCGAGATCGCGAACTCCGAGTGGCCCAAGTGGGTCGACGTCATGTCCGCGGACCCGGTGCCGCCCGAGGCGCTGCTGGTCGACGCCGGCACGGGCGACGCGCGCGAGATCGCGCGCAACCGTCCGCTCACGCGCCCGCGCCCCGGCCACGCCGACCTCGTGGGCATGCGCAAGTACGGCTTCGATGACGCCCGCCCCGTGCTGGAGCGCGCGTCGGCGCGCGAGACGGCGACGCGCGTCGCTCTCGGCGCGGCGGCCGCGAAGTTCCTCGAGCAGGCGCTGGGCGTCCGCCTCGTGTCGCACGTCGTCGGCATCGGTCCCGTCGAGGTCCCCGAGGACGCCGCGGTGCCGGGGCCCGACGACGTCGCCGCGCTCGACGCCGACCCGGTGCGCTGCTTCGACGCCGCCACGTCCGCGGCGATGGTCGCCGAGATCGACGCGTGCCAGAAGGCCGGTGACACGCTCGGCGGCGTCGTCGAGGTCCTGGCCTACGGCGTCCCGTCCGGGCTCGGCACCTACGCGCAGAGCGACCGGCGCCTCGACGCGCGGCTCGCCGCGGTGCTCATGGGCATCCAGGCCATCAAGGGCGTCGAGGTCGGCGACGGCTTCCGCACCGCGCGCCGCCGCGGGTCCGCCGCGCACGACGAGATCGAGCGCGGCGCCGACGGCCTGATCCACCGCCTGAGCAACCGTGCGGGCGGCGTCGAGGGCGGCATGTCGAACGGTGAGGTCGTGCGCGTGCGCGCCGCCATGAAGCCCATCTCGACGGTGCCGCGCGCGCTCGCGACGGTCGACGTGGTCACGGGCGAGGTCGCCAAGGCCCAGCACCAGCGCTCGGACGTGTGCGCCGTCCCGCCGGCGGCGGTCGTCGCCGAGGCGATGGTCGCGCTCGTGCTCGCGGAGCAGGCGCTCGAGAAGTTCGGCGGTGACTCCGTCGCGGAGGTCCGCCGCAACGCCGAGGCCTATCTCGCCGCGATCCCGGAGCTGCAGCGCTGA
- the mltG gene encoding endolytic transglycosylase MltG: protein MTDLFERPAVQGEQQPARSSRSEQRARRAAKKRRQRRRRRALVVLLVSLLVVGGAGYLLLDNASDLFGFDNPLEAKDFEGPGTDPVDVVIEPGSTGRDMGAVLTEAGVVASSAAFAKAFEENPNAGKIQPGTHTLLLGMSAKDAVARLVANDSRVETKITIPEGYTVKQILERSSSVTGIPVADFEAAMADTAATGLPAEANGNYEGWLYPTTYVLEPGDVNATGIIQGMVSQTTSELADLGVPPERFQEVLTMASIVEWEGKNAEQRGMVARVIYNRIEDGMPLGMDAIDVYGLGKPADQITTEEFQNPDLPYASRVHQGLPPTPIGSPSRESVEAVMNAPEGPWLWYVTVNLDTGETKFTDTYAEFEQFKQEYRQWLAENGG, encoded by the coding sequence CAGCGCGCCCGCCGTGCGGCGAAGAAGCGACGCCAGCGCCGGCGTCGCCGCGCCCTCGTGGTGCTGCTCGTCTCCCTCCTCGTGGTGGGCGGCGCGGGGTACCTGCTGCTCGACAACGCTTCCGACCTCTTCGGGTTCGACAACCCGCTCGAGGCCAAGGACTTCGAGGGCCCGGGCACCGACCCGGTCGACGTCGTCATCGAGCCCGGCTCGACCGGCCGCGACATGGGCGCGGTGCTCACCGAGGCCGGCGTCGTCGCCAGCTCGGCGGCCTTCGCGAAGGCGTTCGAGGAGAACCCGAACGCGGGGAAGATCCAGCCGGGCACCCACACGCTGCTCCTCGGCATGTCGGCCAAGGACGCCGTCGCGCGCCTCGTGGCGAACGACTCGCGCGTCGAGACCAAGATCACGATCCCCGAGGGCTACACGGTCAAGCAGATCCTCGAGCGCTCGTCGTCGGTCACCGGGATCCCGGTCGCGGACTTCGAGGCGGCGATGGCCGACACCGCCGCCACCGGCCTGCCGGCCGAGGCCAACGGCAACTACGAGGGCTGGCTCTACCCCACGACGTACGTCCTCGAGCCGGGAGACGTCAACGCGACAGGCATCATCCAGGGCATGGTCAGCCAGACCACGAGCGAGCTCGCCGATCTCGGGGTCCCGCCGGAGCGCTTCCAGGAGGTGCTCACGATGGCGTCGATCGTCGAGTGGGAGGGGAAGAACGCGGAGCAGCGCGGGATGGTCGCGCGCGTGATCTACAACCGCATCGAGGACGGCATGCCGCTCGGCATGGACGCGATCGACGTCTACGGGCTCGGCAAGCCGGCCGACCAGATCACGACCGAGGAGTTCCAGAACCCCGACCTGCCCTACGCGTCGCGCGTCCACCAGGGCCTGCCCCCGACGCCGATCGGCAGCCCGAGCCGCGAGAGCGTGGAGGCGGTCATGAACGCCCCCGAGGGCCCCTGGCTCTGGTACGTGACCGTCAACCTGGACACGGGCGAGACGAAGTTCACCGACACGTACGCCGAGTTCGAGCAGTTCAAGCAGGAGTACCGGCAGTGGCTCGCGGAGAACGGCGGGTGA